The following coding sequences are from one Culex quinquefasciatus strain JHB chromosome 1, VPISU_Cqui_1.0_pri_paternal, whole genome shotgun sequence window:
- the LOC6044957 gene encoding uncharacterized protein LOC6044957, producing the protein MSLKLFALVVLAALAFAKAQSAVDPAAAPPTFEDLVAQQAAKVQHVVQLLVEKSVAPPEQSAAVQAAASEQVAACVAAAEANRNLGTYYACTGRVIKQASDALSAAASSGAGASGV; encoded by the exons ATGTCGCTGAAATTGTTTGCTCTCGTCGTGCTGGCAGCACTGGCATTCGCCAAG GCTCAATCCGCCGTCGATCCTGCCGCAGCGCCGCCAACCTTTGAAGATCTGGTGGCTCAACAGGCCGCCAAGGTGCAGCACGTGGTCCAGCTGCTGGTGGAGAAATCCGTCGCGCCTCCGGAGCAGAGCGCAGCGGTCCAGGCGGCGGCGTCCGAACAGGTGGCGGCCTGTGTGGCGGCAGCCGAAGCGAACCGCAACCTTGGAACCTACTACGCCTGTACGGGACGGGTCATCAAGCAGGCCAGCGATGCGCTGAGTGCGGCGGCTTCCTCCGGGGCCGGTGCCAGTGGGGTGTAA
- the LOC119771167 gene encoding uncharacterized protein LOC119771167, whose protein sequence is MKQKLIVFISLAALALVNANSGPPTPPPINNLIVQYAQRLQQQLNDIVNLSSAPAQVKEAIRLKYSGQLTDCQTAAQGTDIMGFVRCTTRVIEEANVALWSY, encoded by the exons ATGAAGCAAAAATTGATCGTTTTTATTTCTCTGGCAGCACTGGCACTCGTCAAT gcTAACTCAGGTCCACCTACACCGCCCCCCATAAATAATCTGATCGTTCAGTACGCCCAAAGGCTTCAGCAACAGCTGAATGACATAGTGAACTTGTCGTCCGCCCCCGCACAGGTTAAGGAAGCGATTCGGCTGAAGTATTCCGGCCAACTGACGGATTGTCAGACAGCTGCCCAGGGGACGGACATTATGGGCTTTGTCCGTTGTACAACCCGTGTCATCGAAGAGGCTAACGTTGCTCTTTGGAgctattga